One Glycine max cultivar Williams 82 chromosome 6, Glycine_max_v4.0, whole genome shotgun sequence DNA segment encodes these proteins:
- the LOC100814906 gene encoding inactive protein RESTRICTED TEV MOVEMENT 2, translating into MAASGPRPPRTRTTRGPSIRPVYETFEPKSEMKEKEEAYFLHIYLPGFVKEKIKINFVGSSRVVRVAGERPLGGNRISNFEQAYPVPENCEVGKLQGKYELGTLIITMPKKPIISQVSPKAKVETTPRIGPTPLISPPKKSVPDQLPKPKEVVAKEAMPPKSPIISRMEQVEKSYGDKTRPQHGQEETMVKSTAIASTPRKETGKSQKGHEEIEPKPTSTMGFGKQIEYKNEEANKQNDITTYIEKVKEKQNKDREYEKLHERRKQDQKYVDHNVVLKEREIKTTRPKETVSSSTPPKAHQKGKETSTTIIDKGKRRTEEDEIYTIGKGIKEVVASASEVVTKIGEGNLDDEEKPLVANMGAAILVIVALGAYVTYKFTSASSRA; encoded by the exons ATGGCAGCTTCGGGGCCAAGACCACCTAGAACAAGAACAACTAGAGGTCCTTCCATTCGTCCTGTGTATGAAACCTTCGAACCCAAGTCAGAGATGAAGGAAAAGGAGGAAGcatattttcttcatatttaCCTTCCTG GTTTCGTAAAGgagaagataaagataaattttGTGGGATCTTCCCGAGTAGTGAGGGTTGCAGGAGAACGACCATTAGGAGGCAATAGAATAAGCAATTTCGAGCAAGCATATCCAGTTCCAGAAAATTGTGAGGTGGGGAAACTTCAAGGCAAGTATGAGCTAGGAACTCTCATTATTACAATGCCAAAGAAGCCTATCATTTCACAAGTTTCACCAAAAGCGAAAGTTGAAACAACACCAAGAATAGGTCCAACTCCATTAATTAGTCCTCCAAAGAAATCTGTTCCTGATCAATTACCAAAGCCTAAAGAAGTGGTGGCCAAGGAAGCCATGCCTCCAAAATCTCCAATAATTAGTAGAATGGAGCAAGTTGAAAAATCTTATGGAGACAAGACAAGACCTCAACATGGTCAAGAGGAAACCATGGTGAAATCCACTGCAATTGCTTCAACCCCAAGAAAAGAAACAGGAAAATCTCAAAAGGGTCATGAGGAAATTGAGCCAAAACCCACATCAACAATGGGTTTTGGCAAGCAAATAGAATATAAGAATGAAGAGGCCAATAAGCAAAATGACATCACAACATATATAGAAAAAGTCAAggagaaacaaaacaaagataGAGAATATGAGAAGCTTCATGAGAGAAGAAAGCAAGATCAGAAATATGTTGATCACAATGTGGttttgaaagaaagagaaatcaagACAACAAGACCAAAGGAAACAGTTTCTTCCTCTACTCCTCCAAAAGCTCATCAGAAGGGAAAAGAAACCAGCACCACCATAATTGACAAAGGAAAGAGAAGGACTGAAGAGGATGAAATCTACACAATAGGGAAGGGAATCAAAGAAGTAGTTGCTTCGGCTTCGGAGGTTGTCACAAAAATTGGAGAAGGGAATTTGGATGATGAAGAAAAGCCTTTGGTTGCAAACATGGGTGCTGCAATTCTTGTAATTGTGGCATTGGGAGCTTACGTGACCTACAAGTTTACCTCAGCTTCTAGCAGAGCATGA